One segment of Rosa chinensis cultivar Old Blush chromosome 6, RchiOBHm-V2, whole genome shotgun sequence DNA contains the following:
- the LOC121049757 gene encoding origin of replication complex subunit 3-like: MIQVDLLEFHKTLQCSCCRRSDNIPLPSMPDTSIMYTLAQEHGDLINLHDWFQSFKTIVIQYSRKGTSKLEKSPLKKRKEKNESENKS, encoded by the exons ATGATTCAAGTGGATCTTTTGGAGTTTCATAAAACCCTACAATGCAGTTGCTGCAGGAGGAGTGACAACATACCATTGCCATCAATGCCTGATACCTCTATTAT GTACACTCTGGCTCAGGAGCATGGCGATCTTATCAATCTTCATGACTGGTTCCAGTCTTTCAAAACCATTGTCATTCAGTACAGCAGAAAGGGGACAAGCAAACTGGAAAAGTCCCCActtaagaaaagaaaggaaaagaatgaATCTGAAAACAAGA GTTGA